From a single Kryptolebias marmoratus isolate JLee-2015 linkage group LG6, ASM164957v2, whole genome shotgun sequence genomic region:
- the mid1 gene encoding E3 ubiquitin-protein ligase Midline-1, which produces METLESELTCPICLELFEDPLLLPCAHSLCFNCAHRILVSHCTPSEPIQSISAFQCPTCRYVITLNQRGLEGLKRNVTLQNIIDRYQKASLSGSNSPNETRRERVVPDSKAMTCPSDRVQCQFCEQDPPQEAVKTCVTCEVSYCEECLKATHPNKKPFTGHRLIEPLLDSHLRGLMCLEHEDEKVNMYCVTDEQLICALCKLVGRHRDHQVAALTDRYDKLKQALDTNLSNLIKRTSELESLMGKLIQTCQNVEVNASRQENKLLEECDLLINIIQQRKQVIATKIKEGKGMRLRKLAQQIASCKQCIERSSSLITQADQTLKESDHARFLQTAKSICERVSMATASSQILLPEINLNDAFDTFALDFTREKKMLESLDYLTAPNPPVIREELCTASYDTITAHWTSDDEFSVVSYELQYAIFTSQCNVVSLCNSVDSWMIVPNIKQNQYTVHGLQCGTRYVFIVKAINQAGNRSSAPGKLKTNSQPFKLDPKSAHRKLRVSHDNLTVERDETSSKKSHSQDRFSSHSSYGVTGNVYIDSGRHYWEALIGGSTWFAVGIAYKSAPKHEWVGKNSASWVLSRCNNSWVVRHNSKEVPIEPSPHLRRLGVLLDYDLGSLSFYDAVGSQHLHTFDISFAQPVCPVFNVWNRCLTVLSGLPIPDYLEDTDYNH; this is translated from the exons ATGGAAACACTAGAGTCTGAGCTGACCTGTCCAATCTGTCTGGAGCTTTTTGAGGACCCGCTGCTCTTGCCCTGCGCTCATAGTCTTTGTTTCAACTGCGCCCATCGAATCCTGGTCTCCCACTGCACCCCCAGCGAGCCCATTCAGTCTATCAGCGCCTTCCAGTGTCCGACCTGTCGCTATGTCATCACCCTCAACCAGAGGGGCCTAGAGGGACTCAAACGCAACGTGACTCTGCAGAACATCATCGACCGATACCAGAAAGCCTCCCTGAGTGGATCTAATTCTCCTAACGAGACTCGCCGAGAACGAGTCGTCCCCGACAGCAAAGCCATGACGTGCCCCTCCGACCGGGTGCAGTGTCAGTTCTGCGAGCAGGACCCTCCGCAGGAGGCCGTGAAGACCTGCGTCACCTGCGAGGTGTCGTACTGCGAGGAGTGCCTCAAGGCCACCCATCCGAACAAGAAGCCTTTCACGGGCCACCGGCTGATCGAGCCCTTGCTGGACTCTCATCTGCGAGGGCTCATGTGTCTGGAGCACGAGGACGAGAAGGTCAACATGTACTGTGTGACGGACGAGCAGCTGATCTGTGCTTTGTGTAAGCTCGTAGGCCGACACCGAGACCACCAAGTAGCAGCCCTCACTGATCGATACGACAAACTGAAG CAAGCCTTGGATACCAACCTCAGTAATCTAATCAAGAGGACCAGTGAATTGGAAAGCTTGATGGGGAAGCTTATCCAAACCTGCCAAAATGTGGAG GTAAATGCATCACGGCAAGAAAACAAGCTGCTGGAGGAGTGTGACCTGCTGATTAATATCATACAGCAAAGGAAACAAGTCATAGCGACTAAGATAAAGGAGGGAAAG gGCATGAGGCTTAGGAAGCTAGCGCAACAGATCGCCAGCTGTAAGCAGTGCATCGAGAGGTCCTCCTCCCTCATCACTCAGGCTGACCAAACCCTCAAAGAGAGCGACCATGCTCGTTTCCTTCAGACAGCTAAAAGTATCTGTGAGAG AGTGTCGATGGCCACAGCATCATCACAGATACTGCTACCAGAAATAAACCTGAATGACGCCTTTGACACTTTTGCTTTGGACTTCACAAGGGAGAAGAAAATGCTAGAAAGCTTAGATTACTTGACAG ctccAAATCCACCAGTAATTCGTGAGGAACTATGCACAGCCTCGTACGACACGATCACGGCCCACTGGACGTCAGATGACGAATTTTCCGTTGTATCATACGAACTTCAGTATGCCATCTTTACCAGCCAGTGTAATGTTGTCA GTCTGTGTAACTCTGTGGATAGCTGGATGATTGTCCCAAACATCAAGCAGAATCAGTACACCGTGCACGGACTCCAGTGTGGCACCAGATACGTTTTTATAGTGAAGGCCATAAACCAGGCTGGAAACCGCAGCAGCGCTCCAGGGAAACTCAAGACCAACA gtcAGCCATTCAAACTGGACCCAAAGTCTGCTCACCGGAAGCTGAGGGTGTCCCATGACAACCTCACAGTGGAGAGGGACGAGACGTCGTCCAAGAAGAGCCACAGTCAGGACCGCTTCTCCAGCCACAGCAGCTACGGCGTCACAGGAAACGTTTACATTGACAGCGGCCGCCATTACTGGGAGGCTCTGATAGGAGGCAGCACATG GTTTGCCGTGGGGATTGCTTACAAGTCGGCACCAAAACACGAGTGGGTTGGCAAAAACTCGGCCTCCTGGGTGCTGTCCCGCTGCAACAACTCGTGGGTGGTGCGTCACAACAGTAAGGAGGTTCCCATCGAGCCGTCGCCACACCTGCGGCGTCTCGGAGTGTTGCTGGATTACGATTTGGGATCTTTGTCTTTCTACGACGCTGTCGGCTCCCAGCACTTGCACACATTCGACATCAGCTTCGCTCAGCCAGTCTGCCCCGTGTTCAACGTGTGGAACAGATGTCTGACGGTCCTCAGTGGACTGCCCATCCCAGATTACTTGGAGGATACAGACTACAACCACTGA